One genomic region from Clostridium saccharobutylicum DSM 13864 encodes:
- a CDS encoding Mu-like prophage tail protein GpP yields MSEEYVYAQGDIIVEPYKFQKITKLKVVNELNEHSKLCISGIISDENIDKYVESAGAQDTINVSLKDDEGNETVLFNGFVTKIGIKAKNDVRTLEIEGLSKTFLMDIRKFSGSYQDENLTFNDIFKQKNSGYGDVVMIDNATDGAKINKFIVQYKETDWEFLKRQASYFNSVLVPECRMTGIKYSIGGAGENKVYDIDEFNYSIEKNLQEYNMRDSNEAYALSDFNLVSYEITTNKLMKLYNKVNFKGRQLLVYRVETELKGGIITSEYILKDENGMKVKRVYNDKMIGISLQGRVLDTQKDRVKVSLEIDGSPTERDGARWFEFATIFSQPDGTGQCRQLSKIVMKKLLQISNSVCYIS; encoded by the coding sequence ATGAGTGAAGAATATGTTTATGCTCAAGGAGATATTATAGTAGAACCTTATAAATTTCAAAAAATAACAAAACTTAAAGTAGTTAATGAATTAAATGAACATTCAAAGCTTTGCATTAGCGGAATCATAAGTGATGAAAATATAGACAAGTATGTTGAATCAGCAGGAGCACAGGATACTATTAATGTGTCATTAAAAGATGATGAAGGAAATGAAACTGTTTTATTTAATGGGTTTGTAACTAAGATTGGAATTAAAGCAAAAAATGATGTAAGAACACTAGAGATTGAAGGATTAAGTAAAACATTCTTAATGGATATAAGAAAATTTAGTGGTTCATATCAAGATGAAAATCTTACTTTCAATGATATTTTTAAACAGAAAAATAGTGGATATGGCGATGTTGTAATGATAGATAATGCTACAGATGGAGCTAAAATAAATAAATTTATAGTTCAATATAAGGAAACAGATTGGGAATTTTTAAAAAGACAAGCATCGTATTTTAATTCAGTATTAGTACCTGAGTGTAGAATGACTGGAATAAAATATTCAATAGGTGGAGCTGGAGAAAACAAAGTTTATGATATTGATGAATTTAACTATTCTATAGAGAAAAACTTGCAGGAATATAATATGAGAGATTCCAATGAAGCATATGCATTGAGTGATTTTAATTTAGTGAGCTATGAAATAACTACTAATAAGTTAATGAAACTATATAATAAAGTCAATTTTAAAGGAAGGCAGCTTTTAGTATATAGAGTTGAAACAGAGCTTAAAGGAGGAATAATCACAAGTGAATATATATTAAAAGATGAAAATGGTATGAAGGTAAAAAGAGTATATAATGACAAAATGATAGGAATTTCTCTTCAAGGCAGAGTGCTTGATACACAAAAGGACAGGGTTAAGGTTTCATTAGAAATAGATGGTAGTCCAACCGAACGTGATGGTGCAAGATGGTTTGAATTTGCAACTATATTTTCACAACCAGATGGGACCGGACAATGTCGTCAACTTAGTAAAATAGTAATGAAAAAATTACTACAAATTTCGAATAGCGTATGCTATATTTCTTAA
- a CDS encoding undecaprenyl diphosphate synthase family protein, with amino-acid sequence MRIPKHIGIIPDGNRRWALSNDLTKDKGYDYGIKPGLQVFKLCQKEKVEEVTFYGFTVDNTKRPSEQKIAFTKACIESVMLLTKENCEILVLGNTESPSFPKELLPFTKRKKFGTGGLKANFLINYGWEWDLNLLKKSDASKKRIQPYIHSQDISRIDLIIRWGGRRRLSGLLPVQSVYSDFYIIDNYWPSFKEQDFYDALSWYDSQDITLGG; translated from the coding sequence ATGAGAATACCAAAACATATAGGTATTATTCCTGATGGAAATAGAAGGTGGGCTTTATCTAATGATTTAACCAAAGATAAAGGTTATGATTACGGAATAAAACCTGGTTTACAAGTTTTTAAATTATGTCAAAAAGAAAAAGTTGAAGAAGTAACCTTTTATGGTTTTACTGTAGATAACACAAAAAGACCAAGTGAACAAAAAATAGCTTTTACTAAAGCTTGCATTGAATCCGTTATGCTTTTAACAAAGGAAAATTGTGAAATATTAGTTTTAGGAAATACTGAATCCCCTTCTTTTCCAAAAGAATTATTACCTTTTACAAAGCGAAAAAAATTTGGTACTGGTGGACTAAAAGCAAATTTTCTAATTAATTATGGCTGGGAATGGGATTTAAATCTACTAAAGAAGTCTGATGCTTCAAAAAAAAGAATTCAGCCTTATATACATTCACAAGATATATCTCGAATAGATCTAATTATACGTTGGGGCGGTAGAAGAAGATTAAGTGGCCTTTTGCCTGTTCAATCTGTATATTCTGATTTTTACATTATAGATAATTATTGGCCATCTTTTAAGGAACAAGATTTTTATGATGCATTATCATGGTATGATAGTCAGGATATAACTCTTGGTGGCTAA
- a CDS encoding DUF1294 domain-containing protein has translation MLKVFLLYLAIVNLIGFLVMFIDKQRAIHKEWRIPERTLINISIIGGSIGMLIGMSTFRHKTQHKKFTLGVPAILIAQFAIILFLLKK, from the coding sequence ATGCTTAAAGTTTTTTTATTATATTTAGCAATTGTCAACCTTATTGGATTTCTTGTAATGTTTATAGACAAGCAGCGCGCTATTCATAAAGAATGGAGAATACCAGAACGTACTCTTATAAATATCTCAATTATAGGTGGTTCTATAGGTATGCTTATTGGTATGTCTACATTTAGACATAAGACTCAACATAAAAAATTCACTTTAGGTGTGCCTGCTATACTCATAGCTCAATTTGCTATTATTTTATTTCTGTTAAAAAAATAA
- the metA gene encoding homoserine O-acetyltransferase MetA, giving the protein MPIKIPRELPAFQVLSNENIFIMNNERANTQDIRPLKIAILNLMPKKIVTENQLLRYLSNTPLQVEITLIQTKSYISHNTPSEHLDKFYSYFDEIKKEKFDGLIITGAPVEQMKFEDVTYWKELTEIMEWSKTNVFSTVHICWASQAGLYYHYNVPKYELDKKMFGVFAHWANDEKAELTRGLDDVFYAPHSRHTEVKREDVEKVSELEILSESKEAGVFIVATKDRRKIFITGHMEYDRNTLKDEYIRDKEKGSEVDIPKNYFKNDDVNEIPSYTWRATANIVFGNWLNYCVYQNTPYDLETL; this is encoded by the coding sequence ATGCCAATTAAAATTCCAAGAGAATTACCTGCATTCCAGGTATTATCTAATGAAAATATATTTATAATGAACAATGAAAGGGCTAATACTCAAGATATAAGACCATTAAAAATAGCAATTCTTAATCTAATGCCAAAAAAAATAGTAACTGAAAATCAATTGTTAAGATATTTATCAAATACACCATTACAAGTAGAAATAACTCTTATTCAAACAAAAAGTTATATTTCCCACAATACTCCATCAGAACACTTGGACAAATTCTATAGCTATTTTGATGAAATAAAAAAAGAAAAGTTTGATGGACTTATCATAACTGGGGCGCCAGTAGAACAAATGAAATTTGAAGATGTAACATATTGGAAAGAACTTACTGAAATAATGGAATGGAGTAAGACAAATGTATTTTCAACGGTACATATATGTTGGGCATCTCAAGCGGGATTATATTATCATTATAATGTACCAAAATATGAACTAGATAAAAAAATGTTTGGAGTATTTGCTCATTGGGCAAACGATGAAAAAGCAGAACTTACAAGAGGTTTAGATGATGTATTTTATGCACCACATTCTAGACATACAGAAGTTAAACGTGAGGATGTAGAGAAAGTTTCAGAACTTGAAATTTTGTCTGAATCAAAAGAAGCAGGCGTGTTTATTGTAGCAACAAAGGATAGAAGAAAGATATTTATAACAGGTCACATGGAATATGATAGAAATACTTTAAAAGATGAATATATAAGGGACAAGGAAAAAGGTTCAGAGGTGGACATTCCAAAGAATTATTTCAAAAACGATGATGTAAATGAAATTCCAAGCTATACATGGAGAGCAACTGCTAACATAGTTTTTGGAAATTGGTTAAATTATTGTGTATATCAAAATACACCATATGATCTTGAAACACTTTAA
- a CDS encoding lactonase family protein, with protein sequence MILQQNIVVGYIGTYTKNDSKGIYRLNFNVKSNKVEGINLAYEIGNPTYLCIDKERHIIYSSCKIDDKSGVSSFKYWQEQDKLHLINYNLSEVKPPCHVSIANNKQVLLSSNYHENKMIVYNTLEGIILNYPQIGRHNGSSINTDRQEKPHIHCSIFTEDDKYILCIDLGTDKLNVYTFENDNLVNRDDISFSFPAGTGPRHITYLKSKPFYYVLSELTSEIFVFKYSSKDKVPFTNIQSLSSLPKNYNGDKSGSAICIHENNKFLYTSDRGNNSISLCVIDPDDGKLRLINTFSSKGSSPRDFQIDPTGNFLFCANENSNNVSIFSIDQLTGELTFITSINVPTPTCIKFI encoded by the coding sequence ATGATATTGCAGCAAAATATTGTTGTTGGCTATATTGGAACTTATACTAAAAATGACAGTAAAGGAATCTATAGACTTAACTTCAATGTTAAATCCAACAAAGTTGAAGGAATTAACTTGGCCTATGAAATAGGTAATCCTACCTATTTATGTATTGATAAAGAAAGGCATATTATTTACTCTAGTTGTAAAATTGATGATAAATCTGGGGTATCATCATTTAAATATTGGCAAGAACAAGACAAACTTCATTTAATTAATTATAATCTATCTGAAGTAAAACCTCCATGCCATGTAAGTATAGCTAATAATAAACAAGTGTTACTTTCTTCAAATTATCATGAAAATAAAATGATTGTTTATAATACTTTAGAAGGTATAATTTTAAATTATCCTCAAATCGGAAGACATAATGGTTCAAGCATAAATACCGATAGGCAAGAAAAACCTCACATTCATTGCTCTATATTCACTGAAGATGATAAATATATTTTATGCATTGATTTAGGCACTGATAAGCTTAATGTTTATACTTTTGAAAATGATAACTTGGTCAACAGAGATGACATTAGCTTCTCCTTTCCTGCTGGAACTGGCCCAAGGCATATAACTTATTTAAAATCTAAGCCTTTTTATTACGTTCTAAGCGAACTAACTTCCGAAATTTTTGTTTTCAAATACAGTTCAAAGGATAAAGTTCCTTTCACTAATATTCAAAGTTTGAGCAGTTTACCAAAAAATTATAATGGGGATAAGTCTGGTTCTGCTATATGTATTCATGAAAATAATAAATTTTTGTATACTTCAGATAGAGGAAATAATTCAATAAGTTTATGTGTTATAGATCCAGATGATGGTAAATTAAGACTAATAAATACATTTTCTTCAAAGGGGTCTTCACCTAGAGATTTTCAAATAGATCCAACTGGAAACTTTTTATTCTGTGCTAATGAAAATTCTAATAATGTTTCCATATTTTCTATTGACCAATTAACTGGTGAATTAACGTTTATTACTTCTATAAATGTACCAACTCCTACATGTATAAAATTTATTTGA
- the ade gene encoding adenine deaminase, with amino-acid sequence MKKETLIQQIKSSNKSIKCDLVVRNVTIIDVFNKDRFIDNVGIKDGYIIGIGEYDGHEIIDGTNKYMCPGLIDAHCHIESSLVTPKEYSKAALLNGITSVITDPHEIANVMGTDGIDFMLNSSKNLPFDMYFMLPSCVPGTDFESSGATLHANNLRNYYDNDKVLGLAEVMNYPGVINCEEDIIDKIYDAIINNKVIDGHGAGLTPMMTNIYTTANILTDHECNNVKEAIEKVRRGMYVLIREGTVAKNLKDLLPAVNESNSNRFCLCTDDKHIDDIKNNGSINSSIKFAINAGLNPETAIQMATINTSNVYKLKNKGAIAPGYIADFILLDDLQDFKISKVYKEGKLIVDNNSIIKHNDVSKSDYETQSKCNNSINLPSLTEDNFKINIDDENFKKLNAIEIIPNKLESLHLKLDICDIDSIKNTNKKLFIASPDDDLIKISVIERHKASGNIGLGILKGLGIKEGAIGTTIAHDSHNLIIAGTNDKDMLFVAKELEKMHGGIIVVKDEKVLASIQLEIGGLMTNRKYTEIEHDLKDLHKAVKIIAPNIDFNPFLTLSFLSLPVIPDLKITDKGLFDVINFKFIDIFE; translated from the coding sequence TTGAAGAAAGAAACATTAATACAACAAATTAAATCTTCTAACAAAAGTATAAAATGTGATTTAGTTGTTAGAAATGTAACTATAATTGATGTATTTAATAAAGATAGATTTATAGACAACGTTGGTATAAAAGATGGATATATAATAGGAATTGGTGAATATGATGGACATGAAATAATTGATGGTACAAATAAATACATGTGCCCTGGACTTATTGATGCTCATTGTCATATCGAATCGAGCTTAGTTACCCCAAAAGAATACAGCAAAGCTGCACTTTTGAATGGTATAACTTCTGTTATAACTGATCCACATGAAATTGCTAATGTTATGGGAACAGATGGCATAGATTTTATGCTCAATTCTTCAAAAAATCTTCCTTTTGATATGTATTTTATGCTTCCATCATGTGTGCCTGGAACTGATTTTGAAAGTTCTGGTGCAACATTACATGCTAATAATTTAAGAAATTACTATGATAACGATAAAGTTTTAGGTTTAGCTGAAGTTATGAATTACCCTGGAGTAATAAACTGCGAAGAAGATATTATTGATAAGATTTATGATGCAATAATCAATAACAAAGTTATTGATGGACATGGTGCTGGTCTTACTCCAATGATGACAAATATTTATACAACCGCTAATATATTAACTGATCATGAATGTAATAATGTAAAAGAAGCCATTGAAAAAGTTAGACGTGGAATGTATGTCTTAATTAGAGAAGGTACTGTAGCTAAGAATTTAAAAGACTTACTTCCTGCTGTTAATGAAAGCAATAGCAATAGATTTTGTCTTTGTACTGATGATAAACATATAGATGATATAAAAAATAATGGCTCAATTAATAGTTCTATTAAATTTGCTATAAATGCTGGACTTAATCCTGAAACAGCTATTCAAATGGCAACTATTAATACATCAAATGTTTATAAATTAAAAAATAAGGGTGCAATTGCTCCTGGTTATATAGCAGATTTTATTTTATTAGATGATCTTCAAGACTTTAAAATATCTAAGGTATACAAAGAAGGTAAACTTATTGTTGATAATAATTCAATTATAAAACATAATGATGTTTCAAAATCTGATTATGAAACACAATCTAAATGCAATAATTCAATAAATCTTCCTTCTTTAACTGAAGATAATTTTAAAATCAACATTGATGATGAAAATTTCAAAAAGTTGAATGCAATAGAAATAATTCCAAATAAATTAGAAAGTCTTCACTTGAAGCTTGATATCTGTGATATTGATTCAATAAAAAACACAAACAAAAAACTTTTTATAGCTTCACCTGACGATGATTTAATAAAAATTTCTGTAATTGAAAGACATAAAGCCTCTGGAAACATAGGGCTTGGAATATTAAAAGGATTAGGAATAAAGGAAGGTGCAATTGGTACTACTATTGCTCATGATTCCCACAATCTAATAATTGCTGGAACAAATGATAAAGATATGCTATTTGTGGCTAAAGAATTAGAAAAAATGCATGGTGGAATCATAGTTGTAAAAGATGAAAAAGTTCTTGCCTCTATTCAACTTGAGATTGGTGGTCTTATGACAAATAGAAAATATACAGAAATTGAACATGATTTAAAAGATCTTCATAAAGCTGTAAAAATTATAGCACCAAATATTGATTTCAATCCATTTTTAACACTTTCATTCTTATCTCTACCAGTAATACCAGATTTAAAAATTACTGATAAAGGATTATTTGATGTTATCAATTTTAAATTTATTGATATTTTCGAATAA
- a CDS encoding HD-GYP domain-containing protein: protein MRLMPIEFVRPNTVLGKTLYDIDGRLLLRAGSVLNQATINKIKEINILSIYIVDKYSNEEIEDVIKPEIRQKAIIMIKEAFSNIERINTSNKIRNSEKDYTWQEQSYFYNIGKMAESIIEDILNHKDVVLALVDIRSMNNYVYSHCVNVAVISLTIGVAFKLPKKKLEALCIGALIHDIGKALLPKEILNKHGNLTDEEKEIVKQHPRLGYRYLSSTYNINSLSKLVVLQHHERPDGLGYPDGLTKENIIDLSNIVSIADAYDNLSTDLPEKRAMFPSDVLEYLMSNAVSKFDYEIVSVFCRIVIPFPKGTLIELSTGEVARVEETVPNFPLRPIVRIIKSSRSSRIDMKVSLISELSIVVTAIKYDMN, encoded by the coding sequence ATGAGGCTTATGCCTATTGAATTTGTAAGACCTAATACAGTATTAGGAAAGACATTATATGATATAGATGGTAGACTTTTATTAAGAGCAGGTTCTGTTTTAAATCAAGCTACTATAAATAAAATAAAAGAGATAAATATTCTATCTATCTATATAGTGGATAAATATAGTAATGAGGAAATTGAAGATGTTATTAAACCGGAAATACGACAAAAGGCAATTATAATGATAAAAGAAGCTTTTTCTAATATAGAGAGAATTAATACAAGTAATAAAATTAGAAATAGTGAAAAAGATTACACATGGCAAGAACAAAGTTATTTTTATAATATAGGAAAAATGGCGGAAAGTATAATAGAGGATATATTAAATCATAAAGATGTGGTACTTGCTTTAGTTGATATAAGAAGCATGAATAACTATGTATATTCTCATTGTGTAAATGTTGCAGTAATATCACTTACTATTGGGGTAGCATTTAAGTTGCCTAAAAAGAAATTAGAAGCACTTTGCATAGGTGCATTAATTCATGATATAGGAAAAGCATTACTTCCTAAAGAAATATTAAACAAGCATGGAAATTTAACTGACGAAGAAAAAGAAATTGTAAAACAACATCCTCGACTTGGATATAGGTATTTATCAAGTACTTATAACATAAATAGTTTAAGTAAATTGGTAGTATTACAACATCATGAAAGACCAGACGGTTTAGGATATCCAGATGGATTAACTAAGGAAAATATAATTGATTTAAGCAATATTGTGAGCATTGCAGATGCATATGATAACCTCTCAACAGATTTGCCAGAGAAAAGAGCTATGTTTCCTAGTGATGTTTTAGAATATTTGATGTCAAATGCGGTAAGCAAGTTTGATTATGAAATTGTTAGTGTTTTTTGTAGAATAGTTATACCTTTCCCAAAGGGAACATTAATAGAACTTAGCACGGGGGAAGTAGCAAGGGTAGAAGAAACAGTACCGAATTTTCCTCTTAGACCAATTGTAAGGATAATTAAAAGTTCTAGGTCAAGTAGGATAGATATGAAAGTTAGCTTGATTTCTGAACTTTCAATAGTTGTTACTGCAATTAAATATGATATGAACTAG
- the yidA gene encoding sugar-phosphatase codes for MYKLIALDMDGTLLTTDKKVSEKTKAALKAAEEKGVKVVLASGRPLDGLTRYLEELDLFKGEDYVLSFNGGLVQNTKTKEAVSKCSLNGADLKYAYEIAKMLNVNIHAFSAREGLITPKTSQYTEYEADMNGINLTIKDFNEIPDDEDIIKVMFIDPQDILDPAIEKLPKEIYDKYSVFKSSPFFLEITNKNVDKGLGLKRLAEHLGIKQEEIIACGDAGNDLSMVKYAGLGVAMENATEDVKKVAQFITTSNDNYGIANVIEKFILE; via the coding sequence ATGTATAAACTAATTGCGTTAGATATGGATGGAACATTACTTACAACTGATAAGAAGGTATCAGAAAAAACTAAGGCTGCTTTAAAAGCTGCTGAGGAAAAAGGCGTTAAAGTAGTATTGGCATCAGGAAGACCTTTAGATGGATTAACAAGATACCTAGAGGAACTCGATTTATTTAAAGGTGAAGATTATGTACTTAGTTTTAATGGTGGATTAGTTCAAAATACTAAAACTAAAGAAGCTGTATCAAAGTGTTCTTTAAATGGGGCAGATTTAAAATATGCTTATGAAATTGCTAAAATGCTTAATGTTAATATTCATGCATTTTCTGCAAGGGAAGGATTAATAACACCTAAAACTAGCCAATATACAGAATATGAAGCTGATATGAATGGAATTAATCTTACAATAAAAGATTTTAATGAAATTCCTGATGATGAAGATATAATAAAAGTAATGTTTATAGACCCTCAAGATATATTAGATCCAGCTATAGAGAAGTTACCTAAAGAAATATATGATAAATATAGTGTTTTTAAGAGTTCACCATTCTTCTTAGAAATTACTAATAAAAATGTAGATAAAGGACTTGGACTAAAAAGATTGGCCGAGCATCTTGGAATAAAACAAGAAGAAATTATTGCTTGTGGAGATGCGGGTAATGATTTATCTATGGTAAAATATGCTGGATTGGGAGTTGCGATGGAAAATGCGACTGAAGACGTTAAGAAAGTTGCACAGTTTATAACTACATCAAACGATAATTATGGAATAGCAAATGTAATAGAAAAATTTATTTTAGAATAG
- a CDS encoding Gfo/Idh/MocA family protein, producing MRNEKIRFGIIGTSKITDEFLKASKKVKDFNLNAIYSRKEETAKEFALKYEVKNIFTNIEEMAKSDLIDAVYIASPNAFHYEQAKIFLSNKKHVFCEKSMASNSKEIAEMIDIAKKNNVLLMEGMKTTLMPNFLRIKENLYKIGKIRRYFASYCQYSSRYDKYKEGIVLNAFKRELSNGATMDIGVYCIYPMICLFGLPKEIKANNFMLESGVDGQGSAILKYDDMDGIIIYSKIANSYLPSEIQGEDGSIIIDNIHNMSNITIKYRDGKSEVISTEQVEENMMYEIEEFVNLINTNLFESKINSYENSLNTSKVMEEIRKQMGLVYPADLEELFKN from the coding sequence TTGAGGAATGAAAAAATTAGATTTGGAATTATTGGAACAAGTAAAATTACTGATGAATTCTTAAAGGCTTCTAAAAAGGTAAAGGATTTTAATTTAAATGCTATATATTCTAGAAAAGAAGAAACTGCAAAAGAATTCGCATTGAAATATGAAGTGAAAAATATTTTCACCAATATAGAAGAAATGGCTAAGAGCGATTTGATAGATGCTGTTTATATTGCATCACCAAATGCATTTCATTATGAACAAGCTAAAATATTTTTAAGTAATAAAAAACACGTATTTTGCGAAAAATCAATGGCATCTAATTCTAAAGAGATTGCTGAAATGATAGATATTGCAAAAAAAAATAATGTACTTTTAATGGAAGGTATGAAAACAACACTCATGCCTAATTTTCTACGAATAAAGGAAAATCTTTATAAGATAGGTAAGATAAGAAGATATTTTGCAAGCTATTGTCAATATTCTTCAAGATATGATAAGTATAAAGAAGGTATTGTATTAAATGCATTTAAAAGAGAATTATCTAATGGAGCAACAATGGATATAGGTGTTTACTGTATTTATCCTATGATATGCTTATTTGGATTGCCTAAAGAGATAAAAGCAAATAACTTTATGTTAGAGTCAGGGGTGGATGGGCAAGGTTCTGCTATATTAAAATATGATGATATGGATGGGATAATAATTTATTCTAAAATAGCAAATTCTTATTTACCATCAGAAATTCAAGGTGAAGATGGGTCTATAATTATAGACAACATTCATAATATGTCTAACATAACAATTAAATATAGAGACGGCAAGAGTGAAGTGATTTCAACAGAGCAGGTAGAAGAAAACATGATGTATGAAATTGAAGAATTTGTTAATTTGATTAATACAAATTTATTTGAGTCAAAAATAAACAGTTATGAGAATTCATTAAATACAAGCAAAGTTATGGAGGAAATAAGAAAGCAAATGGGTTTGGTTTATCCAGCAGATTTAGAAGAGCTGTTTAAGAACTAA
- the ytaF gene encoding sporulation membrane protein YtaF — protein MLESLLLVSSLCIDSFVASVAYGASKIHIPPPCAIIINLVCTSTLACSLLLGSIVKSFLPGNIPMTLGFLLLMALGIYRLFEFIFKSYISKKCKADIPLTFKIFDFEFVLQVYADETKADFDKSKSLSPKESFYLATALSLDSLAVGFGSSLCSINYTQVLVLCFIVGLIAVTFGVFLGHKFAEKLHFELSWLSGVLLIILAIIRFMK, from the coding sequence ATGCTTGAATCGTTATTATTAGTATCATCTTTATGTATAGATTCATTTGTTGCAAGCGTTGCATATGGAGCATCTAAAATTCATATTCCTCCACCTTGTGCTATAATAATAAATTTAGTATGTACGTCTACTTTAGCTTGTTCTTTATTACTTGGATCAATCGTTAAAAGTTTTCTTCCTGGAAATATTCCTATGACTTTAGGTTTTCTACTTTTAATGGCACTTGGTATATATCGTTTGTTTGAATTCATATTTAAATCATATATTTCAAAAAAATGCAAGGCTGATATACCTTTGACTTTTAAAATATTTGATTTTGAATTCGTATTACAAGTTTATGCAGATGAAACAAAGGCTGACTTCGACAAATCTAAATCCTTAAGCCCTAAAGAATCATTTTATTTAGCTACTGCACTATCTTTAGATAGTCTTGCTGTTGGTTTTGGTTCTAGCTTATGTAGTATTAACTATACCCAAGTTCTAGTATTGTGCTTTATAGTCGGACTTATCGCAGTAACTTTTGGAGTATTTCTAGGTCATAAATTTGCTGAAAAATTACATTTTGAATTATCATGGTTGTCTGGTGTATTACTTATAATATTAGCTATAATACGATTTATGAAATAA